AGTAATAATTATCTTTCAGGGAGCTTATGTATGATGCCTGAGTTATATATAATAATAGGTGCTTATGGAAGCGGGAAAAGTGAATATTCCATTCATTTGGCACGCAGTTTTAAGGCACAAGGATTGGATGTAGTTTTAGCCGATTTGGATGTAGTAAATCCCTATTTTAGATCAAGGGAAATAAAAGACGATTTTGATGTGGAAGGAATTGATGTAATCGCTCCGGAAGGAGAATTTAAGCACAGTGATCTGCCAATGATTTCTCCCCGCGTAAAAGGGGCAATCCAAAATAAAGCAAAAACGGTTATTTTGGATGTTGGCGGAGACCCAGCTGGCTGTAGAACATTGGGTCGTTTTGAAGAACTCATCAAAAACCGGGGCTATAAAATGCTTTATATCGTGAATACAATGAGACCTTTTACTGCCACTCCCGAAGAAATAGTTACGATGAAAGAAGGTCTGGAAGCCAGCTCTCGTCTTAAAATAACGGAAATTATCTGCAACACGAATTTGATGGAAGAAACCACTGCCGAGCTTGTGGAAAACGGCATAAAAATAATTAACCGGGCATCAGAGATTCTACGGCTGCCTTTTAACACTTATTTGGTCTTAAATAAATACGAATCTATCGTGCCTGATAATTTATGTGGCAAAAAGAGAGAAATAATGGCTTACAATCTTAGCAAGCCATGGGAATTGCTAATAGCAAAAGGAATTTGCTAAAGAGGATATTTCGCTTAGAATATATATAAAAGAGCGATCAGGAAATTAGATATAAGCAATTCCCTGATAGGGTAAAAATAAAGCGAATTCCGGCACGAAAATTGTATATTATAAACTGCATATTTAAGATAAACAGGAGCTTAACTCTATGCAAAAACAAAGCATATTGGGTATCATATTATTAGGCATAGCGCTTTCCCTTACCGGAACTTATGCCTTTGCTACCAATTCCGCTCAGGAAAACAGTTTGTTTGAGGGAACGCGTTTTACGGAAACAAATCCACCGGTCGCACCAGTTCGTCCCGTGGCTGAATTTGAACCTGCTTCCAATGTTTTAATTCGTTATCCTTTAGGCATACCTGTTTCGCTGGTAGCTCAACTGGCAAATACGGCAGATGTAATTTGCATCGTAAGTAGTTCGCAACAAAATTCCGCCATCAGCGCTTTTACCAATGCCGGCGTAAATATGGATAATGTTAGTTTTTTAAATGCAAATACCGATTCTTACTGGACAAGGGATTACGGTCCCTGGTTCATTTTTGACGGAAATGGCCAATATGGAGTAGTGGATTTTGCTTATAATCGTCCGCGTCCCAATGATAATTTAATTCCGCAAGTATTTGCCACTCAGCTAAATTTTACCTACTACGGAATGAATTTACAACAAACAGGTGGCAATTATATGTGTGACGGAATTAATACTGCCGCCCAAACCAATTTGGTCTATTCCGAAAACAGTAACAATCAAACCAATGTAAACACTAAAATGAATCAATATTTAGGCATTACTAACTACTTAGTTGTAGCCGACCCAAATAATACTTATATCGAGCACATTGACTGCTGGGCAAAGTTTCTGGCTCCAGATAAAATATTGATTCGAAGCGTGCCAGTTAGTCATTCTCAATATAATGCCATAGAAACGGCAGCCAACTATTTTGCCACTCATAATTGTGCTTGGGGCTATCCCTATCGAGTTTACCGGGTTTATACTCCCAACGATGAGCCCTACACTAATTCCTTAATTTTAAATAAAAAGGTCTTTGTCCCAATTGTGGGTAACAGCAACGATAATTCTGCCTTACAGGCATATCGAACAGCAATGCCAGGATATGAAGTTATTGGTATATCTCAAACAAGTTCAGCTCCTTGGGAATCTACAGATGCTTTACATTGTAGAACGCATGAAGTTCCCGATAAAAATATGCTGCAGATTGTTCATACACCTTGGCACAATATAATTTCTGC
This genomic interval from Candidatus Cloacimonas sp. contains the following:
- a CDS encoding agmatine deiminase family protein; the encoded protein is MQKQSILGIILLGIALSLTGTYAFATNSAQENSLFEGTRFTETNPPVAPVRPVAEFEPASNVLIRYPLGIPVSLVAQLANTADVICIVSSSQQNSAISAFTNAGVNMDNVSFLNANTDSYWTRDYGPWFIFDGNGQYGVVDFAYNRPRPNDNLIPQVFATQLNFTYYGMNLQQTGGNYMCDGINTAAQTNLVYSENSNNQTNVNTKMNQYLGITNYLVVADPNNTYIEHIDCWAKFLAPDKILIRSVPVSHSQYNAIETAANYFATHNCAWGYPYRVYRVYTPNDEPYTNSLILNKKVFVPIVGNSNDNSALQAYRTAMPGYEVIGISQTSSAPWESTDALHCRTHEVPDKNMLQIVHTPWHNIISAGTEIVFNVEITAHSGQPLYTDSLFVCYKVNSGSWQRSYLQPLTRNNYSTSLNGYALGDTIRYFIHAADQSGRNSDHPVFAALDPHLFVIEPDNNPPTLAHTPITTIGNQNEPISFVLSANDESGINQVLFSYKIDNSVVSTFPMNPLSDSTYIFQYYPEFVAGDSYFYYNFAVSDEANPSNIGYLPAQDLWYEIPIRPVSITDEVQTPSPSAALLCVYPNPFRAGKDMLKMQYYTEKSAPYSVKIYNLKGEIIFAQNGSTKANGLQEFCWNGKDSQGNLAANGLYLIEILQNSISRKSKLIVVK